The Schistocerca nitens isolate TAMUIC-IGC-003100 chromosome 2, iqSchNite1.1, whole genome shotgun sequence nucleotide sequence GCGGTATTCCACCGCTCACCGAAACTACACAACATCCTCATCCCCATCCACTCAACCTCTGCTCCTAACCCCTTGTCTCACGGCTCATAGCCCTATAATATAccttgatgcaagacctgtcccatacatcatcccaccagcacctactgcagttcaatcacaagcatcacctatcccattttGATGGGATCCTGTGAAATCGCTCATGTgatatacaagctaagctgcaaccactgtgctgcaatcAACATGGGAATAACAACTGACAAGCTGtcagtccacatgaatggccaccatcaaactgCAGCCAAGAAACACCTGGATCACCCAGTtgttgagcatgctgcccaacacaatgttctttatttcaatgactacttcacagcctctGCTATCTGGATCCATCctacaaacaccagcttttctgaactgtgcaggtgggaactctgcctGCAATATCCCCTAGCCCTCCTGATTTCAAACTTAGTTACTCCACTCTCCTTCGTCTACTTGTCCTCTTCCCTgtttccactccagcactacacagactTCCATTCCATCAATGCACCCATGGTCTCTTTCCTCTCTTCTTGTCCACTCCTCTCACACCGCcatctgtctaacctcctgactgtacCTAGCTACCCTATCCTACCCCCACCTCATCTCTGTATGTTCTCactagcagcacttcactgtctgcccaCTCCTAACTGTGTTACAACTGCCCCTCATTGCCCTAGCCTGCTCCGTATCACCAACaaccagactgcttctcccatcatgtgctgttgcTTGCTGTCTGTCCTCTGTTGCcatagacagtggtcatgtgtgagaGATCCAATTTCGTGAGTAGGAATCTAtgtttttcataatactgtcagaaACGGAATTAAATGAGCCAAAAGCAGCATGCGGATCATCGATCATTCAAAATGAAATTTACTGTAACCTCTTTGCAAATACAAATATTTACAGTTCTACAAGGAAATAACTCAAATTATTGATCATGCCAAAAATTAACAAAGTGGACCTCACTCTCAATCACCATACCTCCTCCAACTTCCTGCACTTTAATCAGAAAGTATAAATTATGTAGTTAAATGAAAGCAGGTTTGCATGAAGATTGGTCATGTAAAGTCTTTGACTAATACAGTTCACAGAAAATTGTGATTATTAAGAAATGAATGCAAAATTATGTGCTAAGCATGACCAAAAAGTATATAATGTATCTTCTTCTAGTGAAATTTTTCTCCAGTGATATTACTTCCGTCACTTATGACTGTTTTAAACATCTGCATATGTTAAATGCAGTTTAGGAACCTTCTATAAAATTAGACTGTTGCTCTCTTTCTtcttctccccccacccccaccccttcatACAGTTTGGACTTAACTATTTTATGTGTGGAATTCATTAAGGTTGAGAAGTTCCGAGACTCTTAATACTCTCATATTTGTTCAAATTAATGGCACTTGTATACAAAAAATGAGATTACATGtacaatatattctccttcatttatttacattttcttttaattAGATCATGAATACCTTGCAAACACTTATGTCTTACAATCATACAATCTGCTCAAAGCATAACAACCATGCACAAATTTCACACATCTTTAAATCCTATTAATGTCCTCTGTTTAATCCAACACAAGTGAAAAATTCAACAAGGTAATATGAAGCATTCAAGCCATAAAACAGTAACACATTTGACATGATATTTGgtaatatttctttttattcataaaaaCTATATGAGCTGTAAATGCTGCAAAATTTTCACAAACTCAGACAAACAAAACAACATAATATTAAATATGGCTAATCTCTGTTCAGCAGTCTCTGTTCATGAATGTCTAAATCAAACGAAACTTTAAATGAAAGATAGATCATCAACAACACAATGGACAGACATGGCTGTAATTGCTTCCTCAGGCTTAAGCATCATGGTATTgtgaaatgaaaaatatgacactttCAAATGTTTAGGACTAATGTTTTCTTCTTTGGTGATCAGGAGAACAGGATGTTAAAAGACAGAAACTGGGGTAATGGAATAGGTCTCTTGAATCACAAATCATTAAAAGTCAATAAAGGAACATAATACAATGTTATCTGTTTGAATATCAGAAAAGTCAAAGTAATAATAGTCATGAGAATGCAGTTGATCACGGACTGATTTTAACTgggaatatatataaaaaaaagggaagAGAATTGTATCCACAATACTTTTAATAAGTTCATTGGCATTTATAAGAAAGAGTAACAagatgagaaaatagaatatgcgaGGCTGTAATGTAATAATTAAGTAAATGGCGGAAGGCATTGAACAGAGATGAGTTCAGCTGAGAGAAAAACGAAGAAATACTGTAAATGTGTAGGGGTAACAAACTGCTACGAAGGGCAAACTTACAACAGAGACCTTTGATAAACACTGATATTAGGATAGACAATTTAAATGAGCTGAACAGGCAATGGGCAGCAACAGAGCATTACTTAGTTTTTATTTGTGACAGAGCACTTCCATTTTCTTGGGTTGACCTCTGTGACTTTCATAAGCTTTAGTTTGAACTTGTTTGCTTATCACAAAATTAGCAATTGAATGGGTATGTGTCGGTGAATCACCAGCAAACACCATCATTATGTATATTTCCTAATACCAATGAAAAAAAGATAACTGTGTTTTAAAACTTAAGATTCTGCATAAACTCTTATTTAGGTACATAATAGTGCCACTGTATTTTCAAATTAAGTATATAATATTCCTCTATTTACTGAGGGTTGCTTAAGACTTACTGTGGAATAGCAATGTTTACtatgtaaataaattacaaaaaaggacagaaacaacaaaatgtgtatttggtgtgGTTTTGtgcatgctccccccccccccccccatctctctctatatcacacacacacacacacacacacacacacacacacacacacacacagtgacacgTAATAAGCTCACAGACACATTTACATTGATACAGTAAATAAGTTCAAGCACCATTCAGCTATGAAGCTGTGACTACAAAGGAGTGAACACACTGAGTCTTTGTTTTGGCTTGAACAGCCCAGCacaaaaattcaaagaaatattaacaaTTAAAAACAATATAGGCTCTAAATCAGAACAAAAAGCTGAAAATAACAAATATGTGATGTTAAAATTCTTCTGAAGTGTAACATTTCTTGCTTGTTTAGTCTGTACAGTACTAACTAAATCTGTGAAAGAAGATTTTAGTGCCATTTCATTTACTGCCAAAACAGAGACATGTTCACAGAATGTTAAGCATGGTATAGACTATTATTTGCTACACTGCAGCTACGTTATTTCACCAAAAATTGAATAAATTTTAGCTTATACTGCTTGTAGTTAAATGGCTGCAGATCATAAAATCACTGAATCCTCTTTTAAGTACTCAAACCCCAATATAAAAAATGAACAATGACCTACACATATCGACAATGTTTCAAAATAGAAcatctaaatatttaaatattagtcTTGATAACTTACCACATACAATCACAACAATGATTACATTAGCACATATTCATACAATGAAACATCTCAAAGCAGCTGCTCTTATTATTGATTTTTAGGCATATGAGGTAATCCTGTATTGAAACAAAGTCCTGCATAACACACTTACACCTATCTTGGTCCTTATTGTCAAACACATCACGAATGCATGTAGGTATGGTATTTAACTATGAGATTGACAAGCTACCACAACAGAGAGAGATATGAGGAGTTCACATTTCTTCGTTACTGACTCAGTGTTTATGGTTTTCCTCTGGAATCCATTCAGTTAACTCTGCATTCTGGGTATATCATTAACTTGCACCACACTTTCACAACTATTGTCACAACTTAAATTAGCCTAATACGTCAGTACAAATCTTATCAGCCAAAGAACACAGCTTCCTACATGTataacacaaatttctcttcaagcACTTGAAGAGGgctttcaataaaattttgtgatTCAGTAGCTTGTGCTATTAAACCTTCCACATTTATTTCTACAGGCTTGTTATTGCAAGGCTATTCTTTGTTTAGTGACAATACTTGCTTCAACACCCAACTGATAAGCATTTTAGATAGAATTGTACCACTGCCAGTGACCTTATACTGGTAATGCTGAAGACCATTACAGCGATgattaaaaaattaagtaaagcAAATAAGTAACATTTTACAAAGTATATTTCCGAAATAACCAGAAAGGTAACTGACAGCTAACTGTTTCATGCTGTTCTAAAATGCCATAGGCCTGAATAGCAGGAAATATGTCTAAAGTTTACAAGATATTACTTTACTGTCTTTTCCATTAATTTTTGACGTAACTTCAGTTACATATTTCCCGAAGTAATTTAAGATGTTTTAAGCCAAATCTGGCATTATAAGTAAATCATTTGATCAGTTAGTAACCAAATTAATCacttcagaaacaaaacaaaattttgaggtgcTGATAAACATTCAATAATTGCACCCAGAATGTACATAACCAATACACCTCTTTAGTGTGATTGTTGTGGCACTACACTGAAAATTAAATCAGTGTAGAAATGGCATATGATTTGCATCTACCAGGCTGCAGGCAAGAACATACAAAAAaccaaaatataaatttaattttgcagTTTTTCTAGGTACTGTCTGAATAGTCTCCAGGCAGCGAAAATGCTTTTCAATGCGAAATGCTGCAGGTAATGTCGTAAGTGGTAGCAGGAACCACATAGAGTATCTAAGACCTAGAGCCACAAATAAAATATATGGGGTAAAAAGGAGAAATGCATACAAAATATGTGAAGCTGTTTGTCCAATCAATATAGCAAGTGTTACAATTCCAGCACGGCTGTCACTTTCCAGATCTCTTGTATTGTTGCTGTGTAAGATAGCTTCTGTGTTTAACGCTAATGGAATTGCATAATAAATCGTTCCCCAGTCGACATGCCCTGTCTGGGACATGAAGGAAAACAACACTGATATAGGTCCAAATATAATGAGTATTATAACGTCACCTAATGCGATGTACTTCAATCCTATTCCACCAGTGTACAGAAATGAACTAGAAAGTCCGCCAAAATACACCAAAGCCAAGTGTTCCATTTTTGCCGGTGAAACTGCTGCCAAGCAAATAAACCCAAGGCAGCCTGCTGCATACAACATTGCACCAAGTGTAACAACTTCATCCTTAGACAAAATATGGTCTACAAGGATACGATCATCACTCTTTCGTCCATCTATACCCTTCACGTAATCGAAGTACGTGTTCACAACATTCCCAGCACCATGCACTGTCACGACGGTAAACAACGTCAGTAATAATATAACCCAACTGAAGTATCCACACTTGTATGATAGTGCACATCCCAATAAGGTAGGCATCAAAGACCCGCTTAAGGACCAAGGCCTTAGTGCCAAAACATACGATGACAGTTTCataaacttcggtttggcagtaacTGTGTGGTTTGCCTCTTGATGGCGAATATTGTTGGTTTCTTCTGTCCCCATATCTTCAAAAATGATGTACCTACAAGTAAAATAAGTGATTAACAATAATGGGTACAAAAATCTCAAGTGTTGCTTTTACGTCACCAATAATTTCCATTCAAACTTACGTTCATTTAATGATATCGACAATGGTTTTACAGAATTCTGCCTCTATCCGCGCTCAACATAACCATTGGATAAGGTTAGAAATCGCTTTCGGGAAAATAATACATGACAGTATGCCAATAAAATGATAAATTGCTCACTACCTCAGAAGCTCTACTTTAGAGCGAAATAAAGCTTAGCAGAAATAGGTATTTAGTTTTTCCTGCTATTCCATGACACTCGGCATTTGCCTTCAATTTACAGAACACATTGGTGACGTGTTTGTTTGTAACCTACAACAGCCAACAACaatctgtgtttgatcgtgaaaAGAAATACGTTTACGTAGTGCTTTAATGACCTCTACAATTGTTTATACAACTGCCTCGATTTTATTTTAGGTAAAAATCGCCTAAATATTGCAACACTATCTTTGACATATCAAGCATCTATGACGCTAAAGTGAACATCTCGACACGAGTAAGCTCTGACGCATTCTAGAGAAATCGTCAGTACGAAGTTTCGATCAGTCGAACAACGAACGAGTTAGTGTGTCTGTGTGGGCGAGAGAATTTTTCCTTCAGCCAAGTGAATTTTGTCAGTTTATAGAGTGAAATTTCGGTGCGATGTCGCTTTTTGGATCGCTGATGGGTGATTTTGAGGAGGACCCTTTCTTTGGGTGAGCATAGTTGTGTAGTTTTTCTAAATAAgtgtgaaaatgtttgtttttaattgtgTAGTAACGATATGTTGTTTTGTATTCTGGTGGATTGGAGAGCCCATGCCTATTTCACACAAAGTAAAATACGAATTTGTAAGTTCAAAAGCAGCACTAAACCGCAGAGAGAAGTTTAGAGCATTAGTGTATGTGTGTTATGGTTTTCCAAACTGCGCCATTTTACCTTTCATCGGATCACTAAAAGCGTGGAATTTATGCTCGAAATCAAATTCTCGCTTgattattaatttaaaattaacTTCATGtttgtgtttaaaatttttttcagcaaaagtaTATGATAACTTAATAATTGCCCTTTTCGTTTAGTGTCTGAAGCATTTATTCTGAAGAAAGGATGCGTAATTTCAAATGTGAGCTTTAAACGTttgaaaaatgagatttttccaaccGAGCAGGAACCGTCAGGTAATGTTAAATTATGGTTCATTGATTGAGAATAGTAGGGGAAGaaattccaaaatatatataccgGTAACTTTGTTACTGGCGTTCCATGACTCTCGGAAACACGTAATCAGTTTCTAAGTGCAGGTAATATCCTGGATCCCAATTGTTTGTTCCATAAAAGCTACGCCTGCCAGCAATATGACAATGTTTTTAAAATTGTGTGGACCTTCATCCTCGTGCATATTGAAGTTTGTGTGATGGGACTATTCTGCCTTGAcaagtgacgttaccaacatatttttttgaaatctgccgatttttaattttgtaaatgaatttAAGTGACTTTATGTTGTACAGGCGGTAACTGCGATGTTTTTGTTGGTATGTTTTGTTTGTGTTTCGTGTATGGTGTTTGTTAACGCTTCCACACCTGAATTTTTGTcgagatacaatttttttttacattgtaattCTTTTaggtaaatttttaaaattaaaaaatggaacAGTTATATGTACACGTTTTCAAAGTATAGTAAGTCCAGTGGGTCTGTCAATGTTTAACTCATTGCAGAGAAAAAAATTAGTTAGTGCATACATATGTGAATGCTTTTTACCCACTCAGTAgaataaaattcatcatttttataGTCAACAATGTAGTCTATAGGAAATTATGTTCAGTGCCCTTTTAATTTAAATGAAACTAATGGAAACAGTTCTTTCCCTTGGAGAAACAAAGATGTACATTGCATTCTGGGAATTTGCACCTAGTAGGTGCTGCACTGTTTTCATGAAGTGGCAAGTGTTCTGCTGAATCTCTTCAGGTAGTATAGTTTCTCATCATCACCTTTGAACACGAGTATATGGAGGTGTGACGGATGGTTGGCCTTGTTTTATTGGGAGGGTATCCATCCCACTTAACACCAGAAAACTAGCCTGCCTCGTAAAGAAACTGATAAGTTGGTTTGGCGCTTGTCCTGTATTCCGTCCAACTCTGTACTACAGCAAAATCCAACAGCATGGAAAATAGCTCTGTGTCTGTTCCTTGGATGTCATAAAAATCCTGTAATATGACATCAGTTGATTAGAGAGGTCAACCCCCTCTCATTCTGTGGCTTTACAATCTCAGTGTTCAATTTTGCCAGATTCTCCTTTCCTAGTAAAGTTTCAACACAGAACTACTGTGCTGTCAAACCGTTTCATCAGTATTATGACATTTGTGCTGCATAATTCTTCTGAAAAACCACATTTCTTCAGTTGCCTCCTTGTGTGGCATTAGAGCAGAATTAGCAAGATAATTTAGGCCTACTCTGACAGTTCCggcagtgcaaatgttttcttgtGTCAGTGCTTTGAAATTTTGTATGAAGTTGTCAAAATATGTTATGCGctatttccctttttattctctggGTTGACAGAATTACTGTTGATCCTTGTTCATAGATTCCTGAAACTCTGTTGGCACATCCTGATGAAGAATAAAACTATAAGCCTGCCCACTGTTATAGTATAACATGTACATTTTCATACCCCCTTTGAGTTATCTTACCTTTCAcatgctctttttttttaaaaaaaaaaaaaaaaaaaaaaaaaaagagctgtccTGTAAATGGGATCATTTCCTCAGTTGCTAACTCTTCTGCAACAGGTAACTATAGACTTCTGTTATGCCCATCTGTAAACATGGGCTGAACTTTATAAAACAAACATGTTGTGAACAAGATGCAAATTTATTCTCAGTTGGAAGAATCTCTCTGGCCATATCGTCTTAAGAATAATTGCAGTTTGTGCTGTGTCCTAATAAATTCGAATGGTGGGCAATTTTAGAGTTCCTCTAATTATGTGAAGTTAAACAATGTTTTATTTCTGCAGATGTACTCTGAAGGAAATTGCTTGTCTGTTCAGTTTGTAATGCATATGTGTTCATCAAATCAGTTGTGGTGCTGAAGAGGTAATTGGAAATGTACATACTGAATTAAGTTGAAGGTGAGAATAACTCCCGATCTTCAGTAAGTTGTTCTCAGTCAGAACATGAATCTAGTTTTGAAACTGGGCATTGTCTCCACTTGATGccccatttttccagataaactgttTTTTGTGTCACTAATTTCATTGTTTGTAATTATGACTTTGTTGACCATCACTATTGTCAtttctagcactcctgaaagcaagaggattgctagttctgcaagattcgcaggagagcttctgtaaagtttggaaggtagaagatgaggtactggcagtagtgaagctgtgaggacggggcgtgagtcttgcttgggttgcGCAATTGGTagagcacgcgaaaggcaaaggtcctgagttagtcTTGGTTGGCCACatagtttttaatctgccaggaagtttcatatcagcacacactccgctgcagagtgaaaatctcattctggaatattgacgataagtttggggaagtgacagcgctgtcaaAGGTGAGAAGCCATGCAgccttgattcagacagcatcctcgGCCCAGTcctgggcattactcgcttgtgactggCTGGATGATAGTCCTGTTCCTGTCAGTCCCCATGAAAGTCGCAACATGGTCCAGAGGATTATTTTCCATCGCATCCTCCTCTTGCAGTCTTACGAGCTCTGTGCCTATCTAGAATggtgggtgttcatttcatccagcgtGTTTACAGGGGACacggacaacagggttgctaccggtgccttcgtcttggcctttgagggttattcattgcctgaaaaggtcaaggcaGTGGTTTACCTCTGTGATGTTAAACCATACGTCCTACGTCCCTCCCCCTACATGGTGCTTGAAGCAGTGGAAATTCAGGcacgtcttcccgctgcacttccaatgCCACATGTCAAGACTGCGGACATCTACAGCATCCAGACCCTCCCTGTATGCCTCCTCCCACTTGCATCTATTGCggagagcagcactccccctgctcgccatattgcacagtactccaaaaggagtggaaaatcatggaatacaagaccctggactggttgAGTTACCAAGAGGTTAAATGCAAATTTGAAAGATTACATCCCGTTCAGATGACGTCCACATACTTTGTAGCTTCATTACCAAtgccatcacaagtaccagtcataccacactttgtgccacgaacagtgggccctccaGGCCTCCAGACTGCACCTGCCTCCTTGGTGGCAGGGCGAAAATCTCCTTcc carries:
- the LOC126236779 gene encoding ubiA prenyltransferase domain-containing protein 1 homolog is translated as MGTEETNNIRHQEANHTVTAKPKFMKLSSYVLALRPWSLSGSLMPTLLGCALSYKCGYFSWVILLLTLFTVVTVHGAGNVVNTYFDYVKGIDGRKSDDRILVDHILSKDEVVTLGAMLYAAGCLGFICLAAVSPAKMEHLALVYFGGLSSSFLYTGGIGLKYIALGDVIILIIFGPISVLFSFMSQTGHVDWGTIYYAIPLALNTEAILHSNNTRDLESDSRAGIVTLAILIGQTASHILYAFLLFTPYILFVALGLRYSMWFLLPLTTLPAAFRIEKHFRCLETIQTVPRKTAKLNLYFGFLYVLACSLVDANHMPFLH